One window from the genome of Eublepharis macularius isolate TG4126 chromosome 15, MPM_Emac_v1.0, whole genome shotgun sequence encodes:
- the LOC129343603 gene encoding zinc finger protein 576-like isoform X2, producing the protein MAEPATVNKTLLTEQLITTLPSHDGPSDLPTQERLPACKLEPVCIEEEDNRTAVLPVCPSAHSKGRESSSSSTIYSFGGNQCFHCLITFPDEKYKERHMKREHPEDFVQANLRDALFVCFICSKAFESSRALIYHQRGHAPAPPSDCTDCLHPPFDCPDCGRCFGHLANYQRHRQGHTASQSLPHQCPDCGKRFRQLSNLRRHQAFHQQTQELLPSRLYSCMECGESFNQEAGLHEHYIRHARGEL; encoded by the exons ATGGCTGAACCTGCTACAGTAAACAAAACACTGTTGACTGAACAACTCATTACAACTTTGCCAAGCCATGATGGGCCAAGTGATCTACCGACCCAGGAGCGGCTGCCGGCTTGTAAACTAGAACCCGTCTGCATAGAGGAGGAGGACAACAGAACGGCAGTGTTGCCAGTCTGCCCAAGCGCGCACAGCAAGGGCAGAGAATCCTCCAGCAGTAGTACAATCT ACAGCTTCGGTGGAAACCAGTGCTTTCACTGCTTGATCACATTCCCGGATGAGAAGTACAAGGAGCGGCACATGAAACGGGAACACCCAGAGGACTTTGTTCAGGCCAACTTGCGCGATGCCctctttgtatgttttatttgtaGTAAGGCCTTCGAGAGCTCACGTGCGCTCATCTATCATCAGCGGGGCCACGCGCCTGCCCCACCCTCTGACTGCACTGACTGCTTGCACCCTCCGTTTGACTGCCCCGACTGTGGCCGCTGCTTTGGCCACTTGGCCAACTACCAGCGTCACCGCCAGGGCCATACCGCCAGCCAAAGCCTGCCACACCAGTGCCCGGATTGCGGCAAGAGGTTCCGTCAGCTTTCGAATCTGCGTCGGCACCAAGCTTTCCACCAGCAGACACAGGAGTTGCTTCCCTCCCGTCTCTATTCTTGCATGGAGTGTGGGGAGAGCTTTAATCAAGAGGCAGGGCTGCATGAACACTACATCCGCCATGCCCGGGGGGAGCTCTAA
- the LOC129343522 gene encoding urokinase plasminogen activator surface receptor-like: protein MKTGVSLVVLTFWLVLANSLKCHKCLNRQGNCSETEVEVCKPGQDSCFFEIKRFTGLNADTAKQGCGRSNYCRHYPGGFRGFLFRRMHCCSTDLCLPVTYHASSEGSKNGVECQSCIGNATECGQNAPSEPCIGTQDTCVQISQRFLPGEGLEPIIKGCGNDSFKDVQVVYQIGNNFAYVDQKVCKGSNCNNRTYSVIPAGDPNGLQCYTCQDTGLGECTRDKLQLLNCTGVMDRCVHVRNQENRSVTIQKGCGTQTMCTAYLEIYHPLIWMDSFAECCKTSFCNRAAGPSAPERLPGMVALALLLARMAWK from the exons ATGAAGACTGGGGTATCTCTTGTAGTCCTGACGTTTTGGCTCGTCTTGG CCAACAGCCTGAAATGTCACAAGTGCCTGAACAGGCAAGGGAACTGCTCTGAAACAGAAGTGGAGGTTTGCAAGCCCGGCCAAGACTCTTGCTTTTTTGAGATCAAGAGATTCACTGGTT TGAATGCAGACACAGCAAAACAGGGCTGCGGTCGGTCAAACTATTGCCGTCACTATCCAGGAGGGTTTAGAGGTTTCTTGTTCCGGAGGATGCATTGTTGTTCCACAGATCTCTGCTTACCTGTGACCTATCATG CTAGTAGTGAAGGGTCCAAAAACGGTGTGGAGTGCCAGAGCTGTATTGGGAATGCAACCGAATGTGGCCAGAATGCTCCCTCAGAGCCGTGCATTGGGACACAGGACACATGTGTGCAAATATCCCAGCGCTTCCTGCCAG GTGAAGGACTAGAACCCATCATCAAAGGGTGTGGAAATGATTCCTTTAAGGATGTTCAGGTGGTGTACCAGATTGGGAACAATTTTGCCTATGTCGATCAAAAAGTCTGTAAAGGCTCCAACTGTAATAACAGAACTTACTCAG TCATCCCTGCTGGGGATCCCAACGGATTGCAGTGTTATACTTGCCAGGATACAGGGCTCGGAGAGTGCACCCGGGATAAACTGCAGCTCTTGAACTGTACAGGAGTCATGGATCGATGTGTGCATGTCAGGAACCAAG AGAACCGAAGTGTGACCATCCAGAAGGGCTGTGGCACGCAGACCATGTGCACGGCTTACCTAGAGATTTATCACCCACTGATCTGGATGGATTCCTTCGCAGAATGCTGCAAAACCTCCTTCTGCAACCGAGCAGCTGGCCCTTCGGCACCGGAGAGGCTTCCAGGGATGGTGGCTCTGGCTTTATTGCTGGCACGGATGGCCTGGAAATAG
- the LOC129342981 gene encoding interferon-inducible GTPase 5-like — MAVEPGKRREHNRVPPSQPASVVWKPGVIPAADSPCAPTGAPFYPLRGGCPASLSAGAAGLRLPIPAERRREEPPEEEEEPPPRPSPRRFVSRLRSGRVYCALPRGSLQGTHRARGKERTEAEGEEDSIMDESQLRNLKAQYEAQNASTAASQIQVLVDCVNTLKIKVGVLGPRGAGVSTLVQAVLDKPRRVTDPRAYFRETPEPTKQLVAHIHPVYPNLTLCDLPGFEVSEKPATYLKRLGDLSKYNCFVVVVSTTLGDTHLQVLKDLRQKGKTLFLVRTKVDLDLHTAERRLRFKFNCGEQLGQIRKELTETLAKNGMDTKRVFLVSGLETERYEFTRFEDSLEGEMLSLKRSLDGDLEDLNAVSQKKIEELYNISKSGSLSEVPDVICSALVDSSQIRLDVAVIGEVGSGKSSLVNALRGVAAGESGAAPTGVTGTTRKATDYLLPTVPYMHLWDLPGVGVTEEDVSHLDLSRYDLFLLVASERYKHVHSCLARAIAAAGKDVFFVRSKIEVDMEAQPGSKPIPKEELRELVRKNCTEALKKDGIPSPQVFLVSSLMQETYDLPLLQEALSYSAPDLKRKALRRAIPTVLSRLVRRKSKVLMKDVWMKALQTCLYCVERPNPDVAESLITYIASFCIDLGLDGESVEHTARVTGKAVTLLQAQIRSPFAKPLDSKYVLSLITKPVSMSTWAWSYVPYLGRGTNLEPEISFESIYRMLKQVVVELSEDAERVLFRALMEE; from the exons atggcggtggagcctgggaagCGGAGGGAGCACAACAGGGTGCCACCCTCCCAACCtgcctctgtagtctggaaaccaGGCGTCATTCCAGCAG CGGACAGTCCGTGCGCACCGACCGGGGCCCCCTTTTACCCGTTGCGCGGGGGCTGTCCAGCAAGCTTGAGCGCCGGCGCCGCTGGTCTCCGCTTACCGATCCCAGCTGAGAGACGCCGGGAGGAGCCaccggaggaagaggaggagccgcCGCCGCGTCCTTCGCCCCGTAGGTTTGTTTCCCGGCTGCGCTCAGGGCGCGTCTATTGCGCGCTACCCCGCGGGAGCCTGCAGGGGACCCACCGCGCGCGGGGCAAGGAGCGCACGGAGGCCGAAGGCGAGGAAG ATTCCATCATGGACGAATCACAGCTGAGAAACCTGAAGGCTCAGTATGAGGCCCAGAATGCCAGCACTGCCGCCTCCCAAATCCAAGTGCTGGTGGATTGCGTTAACACCCTCAAGATAAAAGTTGGGGTCCTGGGGCCACGTGGAGCCGGAGTGAGCACACTTGTTCAGGCTGTGCTGGACAAACCCCGCCGGGTGACCGATCCACGGGCTTACTTCCGGGAGACTCCGGAGCCTACTAAGCAGCTGGTCGCACACATCCACCCCGTCTACCCCAACCTCACCCTGTGCGACCTGCCCGGCTTTGAGGTGTCCGAGAAACCGGCGACGTATCTCAAGCGCTTGGGTGACCTGAGCAAGTACAACTGCTTTGTGGTAGTGGTAAGCACAACCTTGGGAGACACCCACCTGCAAGTCCTCAAGGACCTCAGACAGAAGGGGAAGACTCTCTTCTTGGTGCGCACCAAGGTGGATTTGGATCTGCATACAGCCGAGAGGCGGCTCCGTTTTAAATTCAACTGCGGCGAGCAACTGGGGCAGATCCGGAAGGAACTGACGGAGACGTTGGCAAAGAATGGGATGGATACCAAGAGGGTCTTCCTGGTGTCAGGGCTGGAGACGGAGAGATACGAGTTCACTCGCTTTGAAGATAGCCTGGAAGGGGAGATGCTCAGCTTGAAAAG AAGCCTTGACGGGGACCTGGAAGACTTGAATGCAGTGAGCCAGAAGAAGATCGAGGAGCTATATAACATAAGCAAGAGCGGCAGCTTGTCCGAAGTCCCGGACGTCATCTGCTCCGCGTTAGTCGATTCCTCGCAGATCCGTCTGGACGTTGCCGTGATAGGAGAAGTCGGCTCAGGGAAGTCCTCGCTGGTCAATGCCCTGAGAGGCGTGGCTGCTGGAGAATCAGGTGCAGCCCCCACCGGGGTGACCGGGACGACGAGGAAAGCCACAGACTATCTGCTTCCAACGGTCCCCTACATGCACCTCTGGGATCTGCCAGGGGTTGGAGTGACAGAAGAGGATGTGAGCCACCTGGATCTCAGCCGCTACGACTTGTTCCTGCTGGTGGCCTCCGAGCGCTATAAGCATGTCCATAGTTGCTTGGCCAGGGCCATTGCTGCAGCTGGGAAGGATGTCTTCTTTGTGCGAAGCAAGATAGAGGTGGACATGGAGGCCCAGCCTGGGAGCAAGCCCATCCctaaagaagaactgagagaACTGGTACGGAAGAACTGCACGGAGGCCCTGAAGAAGGATGGCATCCCCTCTCCACAGGTCTTTCTAGTCTCCAGCCTTATGCAGGAAACCTACGATCTTCCTCTCCTCCAGGAAGCCCTCAGTTACAGCGCTCCTGACCTTAAGAGGAAAGCTCTGAGGAGAGCCATCCCGACCGTCCTGTCCCGACTGGTAAGACGGAAGTCCAAAGTGCTGATGAAGGACGTGTGGATGAAGGCTCTGCAGACTTGCCTGTACTGTGTGGAAAGGCCAAACCCAGATGTGGCCGAGAGCCTCATCACCTACATCGCCAGCTTCTGCATAGACCTCGGCCTGGATGGAGAGTCTGTGGAGCACACTGCGCGGGTCACTGGCAAAGCCGTCACACTGCTGCAAGCACAGATCCGAAGCCCCTTTGCCAAGCCACTGGACTCCAAATACGTGCTGAGTCTCATCACCAAACCGGTCTCGATGTCCACCTGGGCGTGGAGCTACGTGCCGTACTTGGGCCGAGGGACTAATCTGGAACCCGAGATCTCTTTCGAGTCCATTTACAGGATGTTGAAGCAAGTCGTGGTGGAATTGTCTGAGGATGCTGAGCGGGTGCTTTTCAGGGCGCTTATGGAAGAATAG
- the LOC129343602 gene encoding interferon-inducible GTPase 5-like yields the protein MPLKTPQSSTSGSPEQGDVSVVLVGKPGVGKSALLNAVRGMMEGDVGAAPVGAPAKSGCPVMYPDLTHPNLLIWELEMESEGQAERWLGEADVFVVVTDGKFDEAHARLAGEVRAAGKKVYFARTKADLEVHTLKRLMRESYKRSEVLEALRGVCAESLGAPSLGEPFVFLVSAFEPYALDCPQLRETLLKDVQVYERVLKPARLGFELITEKEIAEIQEAYELGGLSEVVTRIQCSLETIWNAQLDIAVTGESGAGKSTFVNALRGLNDEDEGAAETGVTETTARPTPYAYPSYPNVILWDLPGIGTPNFQADRYLEAVEFSRYDFFIILGSERFRENHIHLAQAIVGAGKRFYFVRTKVDNDLDSIVRRKNPPTEEEVLEEIRSDCREKLAKAGLADAKVFLLSSFEINKLDFHAFEDTLEQELPSHKRHAFLLSLPNVSSAIIEKKRQLLHQEVWKVALISCLVAAVPLPGLAFTCDVSILLRKLSTYRQDFGLDAASLTRLAERSGKPLEVLRAEVRSTLGRTINKDVVVGLLGKATGTGLMVAEFLLHRIPLYGSLAAGSLSFHSTYSMLSHCLEELASDSQRVLLKAFDSEV from the exons ATGCCTCTCAAGACCCCTCAGAGCTCCACTTCGGGTTCCCCCGAGCAAGGGGATGTCTCCGTAGTCCTCGTGGGCAAGCCTGGCGTGGGCAAATCAGCCCTTCTGAATGCTGTGCGAGGGATGATGGAAGGGGATGTTGGAGCCGCACCCGTTGGGGCCCCGGCTAAATCAGGGTGTCCTGTCATGTACCCTGATCTGACCCACCCTAACTTACTGATTTGGGAGTTGGAAATGGAGAGTGAAGGACAAGCGGAGCGATGGCTGGGGGAGGCGGACGTGTTTGTCGTGGTGACCGATGGCAAGTTTGATGAGGCGCACGCCCGTCTTGCTGGGGAGGTCCGAGCTGCTGGCAAGAAAGTCTATTTTGCCCGTACCAAGGCTGACTTGGAGGTGCATACGCTCAAGCGGCTGATGCGCGAAAGCTACAAACGGTCCGAGGTGCTGGAGGCCTTGCGGGGGGTCTGTGCCGAGTCGTTGGGGGCTCCCAGCCTGGGGGAGCCCTTTGTCTTCTTGGTCTCTGCTTTTGAGCCCTACGCACTGGACTGCCCCCAACTGCGAGAAACGTTGCTGAAGGACGTACAAGTGTATGAGAG GGTCCTGAAACCTGCTCGCTTAGGATTTGAACTGATCACCGAGAAGGAAATTGCTGAGATCCAGGAGGCCTACGAACTGGGTGGCCTTTCCGAGGTGGTGACGCGAATCCAGTGCAGCCTGGAGACCATCTGGAATGCTCAGCTTGATATCGCCGTCACGGGAGAATCCGGTGCCGGCAAATCCACGTTTGTCAATGCCTTGAGGGGCTTGAATGATGAGGATGAGGGAGCAGCTGAGACGGGTGTGACCGAGACCACAGCCCGACCCACACCGTACGCCTACCCCAGTTACCCCAATGTTATCCTGTGGGACCTCCCCGGCATCGGCACGCCCAACTTCCAAGCGGACCGTTACTTGGAAGCTGTGGAGTTCTCTCGTTACGATTTTTTCATCATCCTCGGCTCCGAGAGATTTAGGGAGAACCACATCCATTTGGCCCAAGCCATTGTGGGAGCAGGCAAGAGGTTCTACTTTGTGCGCACCAAGGTGGACAACGATCTCGACTCCATAGTGAGGAGGAAGAACCCACCCACTGAAGAGGAAGTTTTGGAGGAGATCAGGAGCGACTGCCGTGAAAAGCTGGCCAAGGCCGGGCTGGCAGACGCCAAGGTTTTCCTGCTCAGTAGCTTTGAGATCAACAAGCTTGACTTTCACGCCTTCGAAGACACTTTGGAGCAAGAATTGCCGAGCCACAAACGCCACGCCTTCCTGTTGTCCCTGCCCAACGTCTCCTCGGCAATCATAGAGAAGAAGAGACAACTCCTTCACCAGGAGGTGTGGAAGGTTGCCTTGATCTCCTGCTTGGTGGCCGCCGTCCCTTTGCCTGGCTTAGCCTTCACCTGCGACGTCTCGATCTTGCTGCGGAAGCTCTCCACCTACCGGCAGGACTTTGGCTTAGATGCAGCATCCTTGACACGGCTAGCGGAGCGCTCTGGGAAGCCCCTGGAGGTTCTGAGAGCTGAAGTGCGCAGCACTCTGGGCCGCACCATCAACAAAGATGTGGTGGTCGGGTTGTTAGGGAAAGCCACTGGTACAGGCTTGATGGTGGCCGAATTCCTTCTCCACCGTATCCCACTTTATGGATCCCTGGCTGCCGGTAGTCTTTCCTTCCACTCTACCTACTCCATGCTGAGCCACTGCTTGGAAGAGCTGGCCAGTGACTCCCAAAGGGTTCTCCTGAAAGCTTTTGACAGTGAAGTCTGA